A region from the Malus domestica chromosome 07, GDT2T_hap1 genome encodes:
- the LOC103439033 gene encoding zinc finger protein ZAT9-like gives MALIVDQQSSFKHFCKICKKGFVCGRALGGHMRAHGIGDEGHIDDDDDPPSDWEDKLRGNVPATNKCMYALRTNPNRLKSCRVCENCGKEFLSWKSFLEHGKCGNSVDAESLVSSPGSDEEDGGGGGRRGCGWSKRKRSFRAKVGNFSPHCPSSEEEDLANCLMMLSNATVDPMEAEPEESCASASKEEERRNPMNIMTPVSRGVTIDNNKAKGVANKGLFECKACKKVFNSHQALGGHRASHKKVKGCFAARLDHLEDSMADDDVITHEEFLPNKPNSTLQFDHGSNNPSVYTSKRKSKVHECSICHRIFSSGQALGGHKRCHWITSNATTDTSTLVKFHEFQESLEQQMMNQRSKFDASDPLDLKLDLNLPAPVDENGGGRRERPNPPSLDVSTDFFLQPWTGTKEEDNPHHHSHHQNDNDNLNNDDYNNNNNNNNNNSTDVSMQNVVDEGDSKVKLAKLSELKDITNSGGSSPWLQVGIGSTTDVGAEP, from the coding sequence atggctTTGATTGTCGACCAGCAATCAAGCTTTAAACACTTCTGTAAAATATGCAAGAAAGGTTTTGTGTGTGGTAGAGCGCTAGGAGGGCACATGAGGGCACATGGAATAGGGGATGAAGGTCACATTGACGACGACGACGATCCTCCGAGTGATTGGGAGGACAAACTCCGCGGCAATGTACCCGCTACCAACAAGTGCATGTATGCTCTAAGAACAAACCCTAATCGCCTAAAAAGCTGCCGGGTTTGTGAGAATTGTGGTAAAGAGTTCTTATCTTGGAAATCCTTCCTTGAACATGGCAAATGTGGTAATTCTGTAGATGCCGAGTCCCTTGTGTCCTCGCCAGGCTCTGATGAGGAGGATGGGGGTGGTGGTGGCCGGCGAGGATGTGGGTGGTCAAAAAGGAAGAGATCTTTCAGAGCCAAAGTGGGAAATTTTAGTCCGCATTGCCCATCAAGTGAGGAAGAGGACCTTGCCAATTGCTTAATGATGTTGTCCAATGCCACGGTGGATCCAATGGAGGCAGAACCAGAAGAATCTTGTGCTTCAGCCAGCAAAGAAGAGGAACGAAGAAACCCTATGAACATCATGACTCCTGTTTCACGTGGGGTGACAATTGACAACAATAAGGCTAAAGGGGTTGCCAATAAAGGTCTGTTCGAATGTAAAGCATGCAAGAAAGTATTCAATTCCCACCAAGCATTGGGCGGTCATAGGGCTAGTCACAAGAAAGTTAAAGGGTGCTTTGCTGCCCGTCTTGATCATCTTGAAGATAGTATGGCGGATGATGATGTCATCACACATGAAGAGTTCTTACCCAATAAACCCAATTCAACCCTACAATTTGACCATGGGTCGAATAATCCATCCGTTTATACCTCAAAGAGAAAATCTAAGGTGCATGAATGTTCAATATGCCATCGGATATTCTCATCAGGACAGGCATTGGGCGGGCACAAGAGGTGTCATTGGATCACATCCAACGCCACGACAGACACGTCTACTCTAGTCAAGTTCCATGAATTTCAAGAGAGTTTGGAGCAGCAAATGATGAACCAAAGGTCTAAGTTTGATGCTTCGGATCCACTTGATCTGAAGCTCGATCTTAATCTACCTGCTCCGGTGGATGAGAATGGAGGAGGTAGAAGAGAGCGTCCCAATCCACCAAGCTTGGATGTCTCTACAGATTTCTTTTTACAACCATGGACTGGGACAAAGGAGGAGGACAATCCCCATCACCACTCCCACCACCAAAACGACAATGACAACCTTAACAACGAtgattataataataataataataacaacaatAATAACAGCACTGATGTTTCAATGCAGAATGTAGTTGATGAAGGAGACAGTAAGGTGAAGTTAGCAAAGCTAAGTGAACTAAAGGATATTACCAACAGTGGGGGCTCCTCACCATGGTTGCAGGTGGGAATTGGTTCAACAACTGATGTAGGAGCTGAACCATAA